In Romboutsia lituseburensis, a genomic segment contains:
- the ftsY gene encoding signal recognition particle-docking protein FtsY, with product MFKKLFKFGKKKEENQEVQDQSVETNESIEDIKDQEQVSEEAKENKTIDEVENKQNESYIEENEDAEEVVSEEDIKDEIVEENIIKENEVNNIENDNEKLIDDGEVIDESKIDVNDAGIKVKEEIIEDIEEEQEGLIEDIEEAKEEPIEDIKDKKVNLFDRLKQGLTKAKQGITDRIDDVLKSYTKVDEELLEELEEILITADVGVNTTMDIVEQLRDKIKEKKITDPMDVRVELKTIVENILTNDNSTLDVEHSPTIILMVGVNGVGKTTTIGKLANRYRQEGKKVLLAAGDTFRAAAIEQLEVWASRSNVDIIKHQEGADPGAVVFDAVKAAKARNVDLLICDTAGRLHNKANLMNELGKVFKIVDREFPEAKKEVLLVVDATTGQNAVVQAKTFKEVADITGIVLTKLDGTAKGGVVLAVKSEVDVPVKLIGVGEKVEDLQDFDAKSFSDALFGN from the coding sequence GTGTTTAAGAAGTTGTTTAAATTTGGTAAGAAAAAAGAGGAAAATCAAGAAGTACAAGATCAGTCTGTTGAAACAAATGAATCAATAGAAGATATAAAAGACCAAGAGCAAGTAAGTGAGGAAGCTAAAGAAAATAAAACAATAGATGAAGTTGAAAATAAACAAAATGAAAGTTATATTGAAGAAAATGAAGATGCAGAAGAAGTTGTTAGTGAGGAAGATATAAAAGATGAAATAGTAGAAGAAAATATTATTAAAGAAAATGAAGTAAATAATATAGAAAATGATAATGAAAAATTAATAGATGATGGCGAGGTTATAGATGAATCTAAAATAGATGTTAATGACGCTGGAATAAAAGTTAAAGAAGAAATTATAGAAGACATTGAGGAAGAACAAGAAGGTCTTATTGAAGACATTGAAGAAGCAAAAGAAGAGCCTATAGAAGACATTAAAGATAAAAAAGTTAATTTATTTGATAGATTAAAACAAGGTTTAACAAAAGCTAAACAAGGAATAACAGATAGAATAGATGATGTTTTAAAATCATATACGAAAGTAGACGAGGAACTATTAGAAGAATTAGAAGAAATATTAATAACTGCAGATGTTGGAGTAAATACTACTATGGATATAGTAGAGCAACTTAGAGATAAAATAAAAGAAAAGAAAATAACAGACCCTATGGATGTAAGAGTTGAATTAAAAACTATAGTAGAAAATATATTAACAAATGATAACTCTACATTAGATGTCGAACATTCTCCTACTATAATACTTATGGTTGGTGTGAATGGAGTTGGAAAAACAACTACAATTGGTAAATTAGCAAACAGATACAGACAAGAAGGTAAAAAAGTTTTATTAGCTGCTGGAGATACATTTAGAGCTGCAGCTATAGAACAATTAGAAGTGTGGGCATCTAGAAGTAATGTTGATATAATAAAACATCAAGAAGGTGCAGACCCAGGTGCAGTAGTATTTGATGCTGTTAAGGCTGCTAAAGCTAGAAATGTTGATTTACTAATATGTGATACTGCAGGAAGACTTCATAATAAAGCTAATCTTATGAATGAGCTTGGAAAAGTATTTAAAATAGTAGATAGAGAGTTTCCAGAGGCTAAAAAAGAAGTATTATTAGTGGTAGATGCAACAACAGGGCAAAATGCAGTAGTTCAAGCTAAAACATTTAAAGAAGTTGCAGATATAACGGGTATAGTTTTAACAAAACTTGATGGAACTGCTAAAGGTGGAGTTGTACTTGCCGTTAAGAGTGAAGTTGATGTTCCAGTTAAGCTTATAGGTGTAGGTGAAAAAGTAGAAGACTTACAAGATTTTGATGCAAAATCATTCTCTGATGCTTTATTTGGGAATTAA